Genomic DNA from Pseudomonadota bacterium:
ACATTTTTAAGGATTCCTATAACATCTCGACTTTTCCAGTACTGTACCCATCCAATTTTAGGCAGATGAACGCGCTTATTTTTTTGATCTAAATTGATTTGTGTCGCATCTGGGAAACGACAAGTTACCCGTCTTCCGCGCTTTTTAAATTTTGGAAATCCCGCCTCTCTTTTGAAAAAATTGACATAAGCTTTTTCCAAATCCATCAATTTTTGTTGGAGAATTTGAGCAGGCGCTTCTTTTAAAAAGGACGTTTCTGCTTCTTTTTTCCAAACAACAAGATAACGCGCCAGTTCAGAATAGCTCAATTTCCTTTGCTCTTTTTCATAAAGCTCTTTTTGAAGAGCGAGAGCTTTATTATATGCAAAACGTGCGCAGCCCATATAGTTCCTCAAAACTTGAGTCTGAGGAATGCTTAATTTTAATTTGAATTGAAATGCTTTTCTAATTTTCATTCAAAAACGATAATACATTTTCTACTAAACCTCAATATCATGGGCTAAAAAAAATGGAATGATGGCTAAATTTCTTTTCCGAACAAAATATGAGTTCTTCAGCCTGCTTTAAAATCGGCGCTCTCATCTCTTCTCTAAAGAAAAGAGTTTTCGAGCGCCTTGTTATAAAAGAGAGATTTCTTCATCGAAAAAAATAATTTTTTGGAATTTTGGTATTTGAAGTCTAAAAATTATGTATTATATAAGTCAATGTTGAGAATAATTTTAAACTAAATTCATTTTAAGTTAAGGTTTCGAAATGTCTTTTAAAGGAATTGTTATCACAGGATAACGCCGCACACATTTTAAATAATGTGTGCCGGAAATTTAATTTTAAGTACGGCAAAACTTAAACAAAATTTAAAAAAAGCTTCTTTTTCAGAAGTTTTGGAGACCGTACATGATTTTTTTACAAAATGTGACTAAAAAATTTGCAGCGCGCCCTATTTTGAGCAATGTGACATATCATTTTCCAGAAGGAGAGCATATCGCTCTTGTTGGACCTAATGGTGCCGGAAAGACAACCCTCTTAAATATTATCACAGGCTTCGAAGAAGCCGATGCTGGAAATGTTACAAAACCAAAAAAAGTAATTGTTGGATACCTTCCTCAAGATCCCAATCCAAGGCCCAAAGCAACGCTTCTTGAAGAATGTATGGACGGAGCTTATGAGCTTCGTGATATTTGTCGCAAGCGTGATGAAGCTCTTGCGCGTATGGGAGAAAATTACTCTGATGAGCTTTTTTATGAATATGAAGCGCTTGAATCTTCTTATTTTCAAAAAGGAGGTTATGCTCTGGAGTCGGAAGCCCGGGGATACCTCATGGGGCTTGGTTTTAAAGCGTCTCAATTTGATCAGTCTCCGACTTCCTTATCGGGAGGATGGCGTATGAGACTTGAGCTTGCTCGAACGCTGATTAATAAACCAGACTTTTTGGTTTTAGATGAGCCGACGAATCATCTTGATCTTCCCAGTATGATATGGCTTGAAGGATTTTTAGAGACCTTTAAAGGAACGCTTTTATTTGTGTCCCATGATCGAGATCTTTTAAACCGTCTTTCAACGGTAACATTGCATCTTCAAAAAGGAGTTTTGACTCCTTATAAAGGAAATTTTGACTCGTTTTTAGAACAACATGAACTTAAGCAACTTCAAAATGAAGCTGCCTCAAAAAATATTCGAACGCGTTATGAGCAGATTGAACGATTTTGTGATCGATTCCGAGCAAGACCTTCAAAAGCAGCACAAGTAAGGAGCCGCATGAAAATGTTGGCCCGTCTTCGTGGGTTGGAAGAAGCAATTGTTCATGAGGAAGATCCTTCTCAAATGGTATTAAACATAAAAGTTGAAATACCAAGTGGAAAACATGTGATGACGTTGAATGATGGCGCAATTGGTTATACCTCTCCCCTTGCCACACGTCTTTTTCTCAAAATTGAACGCGGTCAAAAAATTGCGATTATAGGAGCTAATGGCATTGGAAAATCCACGCTTTTAAAAACAATATCGGGAAAAATTCCTCTTTTAAAAGGAGATCTTACTTTTGGGTCAAATGTAGTGATTGGATATTATGCTCAAGATCAAGTACAGGCTTTAGATGACCGGAAAACAGTCTTAGAAAATATTATGTCACAGGGGGATGTCTCTGAGCAACGGGCACGTGCAACTTTAGGAGGCGTCCTTTTCCAAAAGGATGATGTTTTTAAAAAAACAGGTGTACTTTCAGGAGGAGAAAAAAGTCGTTTAGGATTAAGTTGCTTACTTGTTCAGAAATCTAACTTTTTATTATTAGACGAACCAACCAATCATTTAGATATGTCAAGCACAGAAGTTTTAAGTGATGCTCTTGAGGACTTTAAAGGAACGGTTTTATTTGTAAGCCATAATCGTTCTTTTATTAATCATGTTGCGACGCATATTTTTGCAATGACTTCAGATGGGAGAGGAGAACTTTTTGAAGGAAAGCTTGATGATTATGAGAGATTGTCTGAACGTGCACATTTCCCGAATGTATTAAAATTAACATGAATTATCTAAGATAGTTTCTAAAAAAGGAGAATTATGATATTCATATAAAGATAAATATGTTTTATTAAAAAGTTTTTGTTTTATGGTTTCAGGAGAACAGGAGTTTATCTTTTGGGCGCACGAACAGTGAATCATAGTCAGATTGTTAATACCTACGTAAAAACCCTTTTTTCTTTGGCTCAAGAAGAGAATAAAGTTGAGGAGGTTGAAAGAGATTTAAAAGATTTAGAAGAACATTTGCGTATGAATTCTGGGATAATGAAGCATATATTGTATCCAAAATCGTTAAAAAAAGAACAAAAACGTTCTTTATCCGCCTTAACTCAAAATCTGTGTCTCTTGATAAAAAATTTTATTGGAGTTTTAGATCGATATCACCGTTTAAATCTTTTATTTCCCATTATTTATGGATATCGCAAGTGTGTTGAAGTAAATTTTGGATTTATTCCTGTTTTAGTGGAATCTGCTGTTGCTTTAGAAGAAAATGAGAAAATTTTTTTAAAAAACTATTTAAAAGAGAAGATGGGAAAAGAAATTATTTTGTCTGCAAAAGAAAATCCAAAGCTTTTAGGTGGATTTCAAGTGCAAATAAATTCCATTCTTATTGACTGTTCTTTAAAAACAAAGATCAGCAATCTTGAAAAAACATTGAAAGGTAAATCATAATGAAGATGAAGGCATCTGAAATTGCATCAATCTTGAAAAAAGAAATTTCCGAATTTTCTGAAGCTCCTAAGGTTTCAGAAATTGGACGCGTCTTATCCATGGGGGACGGTGTGGCGCATGTCTATGGTTTAGATAATGTCCAAGCAGGAGAAATGGTTGAATTCCCTTCAGGGCTAAAAGGGATGGCCATTAACCTTGAACTTGACAACGTCGGGATTGTAATCTTTGGAACAGATCGGGAAGTTCGAGAAGGCGACATCGTCAAACGAACAGGACAAATTGTAGAAGTTCCTGTTGGCATGGGACTTTTAGGTCGCGTTGTTGATGCTCTTGGAAATCCCATTGATGGAAAAGGCCCTCTTATTGATGTTGAAAAAGGACGCGTTGAAGTAAAAGCCCCTGGGATTATTATGCGTGAATCAGTACGTGAACCTATGCAAACCGGTCTAAAAGCTATTGATGCCTTGGTGCCTATTGGCCGAGGACAACGAGAGCTTATTATTGGGGATCGACAAACAGGAAAAACATCTCTCCTTATTGACACAATTCTTAATCAGAAAGAAACAAATGCATCTTCAGATCTTAAGTCGAAGTTATTTTGTATTTATGTGGCAATTGGTCAAAAGCGGTCAACAGTTGCACAAATTGTAAAAACACTCGATGATTTTGGGGTTTTAGAGTATTCGATTGTTGTTTCTGCAACGGCTTCAGAGCCCGCTCCGCTCCAATTTTTAGCGCCTTATACAGGGTGTGCTATGGGAGAATATTTTAGAGATCGTGGAATGCATGCCCTCGTTATTTATGATGACCTTTCAAAACATGCTGTGGCATATCGTCAAATGTCTCTTCTCCTAAGACGTCCTCCTGGGCGTGAAGCATATCCAGGCGATGTGTTTTATCTTCATTCAAGGCTTTTAGAACGTGCAGCAAAGCTTTCAGAAGTATATGGAGGAGGGTCATTGACAGCTTTACCAGTTATTGAAACTCAAGGAGGAGATGTTTCTTCTTATATTCCAACAAATGTAATCTCCATTACAGACGGTCAAATTTTCTTAGAGTCAGATTTGTTTTATAAAGGAATCCGACCAGCTATTAATGTGGGGTTATCTGTTTCACGTGTGGGAGGCGCTGCTCAAATAAAAGCTATGAAGCAGGTTGCTGGTAAGATTAAGCTTGAACTTGCTCAGTACCGAGAGATGGCTTCTTTTGCTCAATTTGGGGCTGATCTTGATAAATCAACACAAGATCTTCTAAAACGAGGCGTTTGTTTAACTGAAATTTTGAAGCAACGACAATATTGCCCGATGCCGATTGAAGAACAAGTGGTCTCTATTTTTGCTGGCGTAAGAGGATATTTAGATGATGTTGCTCCTGAAAATATTCAGCGATTTGAAGAGATGTATTTGAATGATCTAAAATGCCAAAAGCCTATTTTATTAGAAACTATTCGCCGTGATAAGATGCTGTCAGAGAAAACGGAAAAAGAATTATCAGAATTTTTAAATCAGTTTAAAAAAATTTTTGTATAGGTTGTTTATGGCAAGTCTTAAAGCTCTGCGCACCCGTATTCGAACAGTTCAAGAGACTGAAAAAATAACAACAGCAATGATGTTGGTCTCTGGATCCAAATTACGAAAAGCAGAGATAAACTTTAAAAAAGCATCTTCTTTTATTAAAGGATTTGAAATGCTTTTGAAGGATATTTCAACAATTGAAAAAAGTGAGACGTTAGGCATTAAACTCCTTCAGCCTTTGAGAGGAAAAGCGCATCATTTGGTTATTGTGATGACATCAGATCGAGGGTTATGTGGGACCTTTAATACTCTTATCATTCGGGATGTCAAAAATTATTTAAAAAATCTTGAAGAAGAAGGAAAAACATTTTCTATTCTTCTTTGTGGTCGAAAAGGACGAGATCTTTTAAAAAAGAATTGGGAAAAATGTTTTTTGAAAGAAGAGATGAATTTTAATACCGAGAAAGATCCTTTGAAAAAAGCTTCTTTGATGAAAGCATATATTATGAATCTTTATCGCACAAATATGTTTGAGGCTTGTACCCTTTTTTACAGTCAATTTTACTCTGTCATGAGCCAAATTCCCCAAAAAGAAACTCTTATCCCAATTTTGTTAAATCCTCTTAAAGAAAGTTCTTCATTTTGCACACCCCATGAGCTTGATTCGTCTCCTCAAGAATTTTTGCCTCCTTTTTTAGAAATGTATCTTTGGACACGACTGGCGCATAGCCTGCTGCAAAGTGAATGGAGTGAACAAGGAGCACGTATGATGGCCATGGATGGAGCGACGCGCAATGCAAAAGAAATGACAGCGTCTTTACAATTGCTTTATAATAGATCTCGCCAGGCAACAATTACGAAAGAGTTAATAGAAATTATTTCAGGGTCGGAGGCCCTCTAACTTATGAAAAATGATAATTCTATCAAAAAATCGGATAAAAAAGTCATACCTTCAAAAGTAACCAAGCTATCCTCTCGGGCAAAAACAATTAAAAAGCCTGAAAAGGATGTTCCTGAAACAGCTTTAAAATTTAAAGGCGTTATCACACAAGTTATAGGACCTGTGGTCGATGTTTTTTTTGAAAATCATCTTCCACGTATTTTAAATGCGCTTCAGACAGAAAATAATGGACAACCTCTTATTTTAGAAGTCGCTCAACATTTAGGAGACGACCAGGTTCGTACAATTGCCATGGATGCAACGGATGGTCTTGTTCGGGGTCAAATTGTGACGGACTTAGATCATCCTATTATGGTTCCAGTAGGGGAAGAAACCCTCGGACGCATTATGGGTGTAACGGGAGAGCCTTTAGATGGAAGGGGGCCTATTCAATCAAAACTTATGCGTCCTATTTATAATGAAGCCCCTTCTTTTACAGAACAATCGACGGAAACCGAAATTTTGATCACAGGCATTAAAGTGATTGATCTTTTAGCACCTTATCCAAAGGGAGGCAAAATTGGACTTTTTGGAGGTGCTGGCGTTGGAAAAACAGTGATTATTATGGAACTTATTAATAACATTGCCAAAGCCCATGGCGGATATTCTGTCTTTGCGGGGGTTGGAGAAAGAACGCGAGAAGGAAATGATCTTTATCATGAAATGATCGATTCGGGTGTTATCGAATTAGATAAAAAAGGATCAAAAGCCTCTCTCGTTTATGCTCAAATGAATGAACCTCCTGGAGCGCGTGCACGTGTTGCTTTTACCGCGTTAACCGTGGCTGAGTATTTTAGGGATATTGCTCATCAAGATGTTCTTCTTTTTATCGATAATATTTTTAGATTTACCCAAGCTGGATCTGAAGTGTCTGCTCTTTTGGGGCGTATTCCTTCTGCTGTGGGGTATCAACCAACACTTGCAACGGAAATGGGAGCTTTACAAGAAAGAATTACAAGTACCCATAAAGGATCAATTACAAGTGTTCAGGCAATTTACGTTCCTGCCGACGATTTGACGGATCCT
This window encodes:
- a CDS encoding ABC-F family ATP-binding cassette domain-containing protein, which codes for MIFLQNVTKKFAARPILSNVTYHFPEGEHIALVGPNGAGKTTLLNIITGFEEADAGNVTKPKKVIVGYLPQDPNPRPKATLLEECMDGAYELRDICRKRDEALARMGENYSDELFYEYEALESSYFQKGGYALESEARGYLMGLGFKASQFDQSPTSLSGGWRMRLELARTLINKPDFLVLDEPTNHLDLPSMIWLEGFLETFKGTLLFVSHDRDLLNRLSTVTLHLQKGVLTPYKGNFDSFLEQHELKQLQNEAASKNIRTRYEQIERFCDRFRARPSKAAQVRSRMKMLARLRGLEEAIVHEEDPSQMVLNIKVEIPSGKHVMTLNDGAIGYTSPLATRLFLKIERGQKIAIIGANGIGKSTLLKTISGKIPLLKGDLTFGSNVVIGYYAQDQVQALDDRKTVLENIMSQGDVSEQRARATLGGVLFQKDDVFKKTGVLSGGEKSRLGLSCLLVQKSNFLLLDEPTNHLDMSSTEVLSDALEDFKGTVLFVSHNRSFINHVATHIFAMTSDGRGELFEGKLDDYERLSERAHFPNVLKLT
- the atpG gene encoding ATP synthase F1 subunit gamma, which gives rise to MASLKALRTRIRTVQETEKITTAMMLVSGSKLRKAEINFKKASSFIKGFEMLLKDISTIEKSETLGIKLLQPLRGKAHHLVIVMTSDRGLCGTFNTLIIRDVKNYLKNLEEEGKTFSILLCGRKGRDLLKKNWEKCFLKEEMNFNTEKDPLKKASLMKAYIMNLYRTNMFEACTLFYSQFYSVMSQIPQKETLIPILLNPLKESSSFCTPHELDSSPQEFLPPFLEMYLWTRLAHSLLQSEWSEQGARMMAMDGATRNAKEMTASLQLLYNRSRQATITKELIEIISGSEAL
- the atpD gene encoding F0F1 ATP synthase subunit beta; amino-acid sequence: MKNDNSIKKSDKKVIPSKVTKLSSRAKTIKKPEKDVPETALKFKGVITQVIGPVVDVFFENHLPRILNALQTENNGQPLILEVAQHLGDDQVRTIAMDATDGLVRGQIVTDLDHPIMVPVGEETLGRIMGVTGEPLDGRGPIQSKLMRPIYNEAPSFTEQSTETEILITGIKVIDLLAPYPKGGKIGLFGGAGVGKTVIIMELINNIAKAHGGYSVFAGVGERTREGNDLYHEMIDSGVIELDKKGSKASLVYAQMNEPPGARARVAFTALTVAEYFRDIAHQDVLLFIDNIFRFTQAGSEVSALLGRIPSAVGYQPTLATEMGALQERITSTHKGSITSVQAIYVPADDLTDPAPAASFTHLDATTVLNRQIAEIGIYPAVDPLDSSSRILDPRIVGETHYSIAREVQKILQTYKSLQDIIAILGIEELSESDKLIVMRARKIQKFLSQPFFVAEVFSGIKGCFVPLEETLKGFDAIVKGNCDHIPENLFYMAGTLDEVLERFSRSEKEEKNKNV
- a CDS encoding transposase; the encoded protein is MKIRKAFQFKLKLSIPQTQVLRNYMGCARFAYNKALALQKELYEKEQRKLSYSELARYLVVWKKEAETSFLKEAPAQILQQKLMDLEKAYVNFFKREAGFPKFKKRGRRVTCRFPDATQINLDQKNKRVHLPKIGWVQYWKSRDVIGILKNVTISYEGGDWFISFQAEQEIEFPVHPSTSMVGIDLGITHFATLSSGEHIPALNSLKKHTRALKRSQKKLSRKKKGSQN
- a CDS encoding F0F1 ATP synthase subunit alpha, with the protein product MKMKASEIASILKKEISEFSEAPKVSEIGRVLSMGDGVAHVYGLDNVQAGEMVEFPSGLKGMAINLELDNVGIVIFGTDREVREGDIVKRTGQIVEVPVGMGLLGRVVDALGNPIDGKGPLIDVEKGRVEVKAPGIIMRESVREPMQTGLKAIDALVPIGRGQRELIIGDRQTGKTSLLIDTILNQKETNASSDLKSKLFCIYVAIGQKRSTVAQIVKTLDDFGVLEYSIVVSATASEPAPLQFLAPYTGCAMGEYFRDRGMHALVIYDDLSKHAVAYRQMSLLLRRPPGREAYPGDVFYLHSRLLERAAKLSEVYGGGSLTALPVIETQGGDVSSYIPTNVISITDGQIFLESDLFYKGIRPAINVGLSVSRVGGAAQIKAMKQVAGKIKLELAQYREMASFAQFGADLDKSTQDLLKRGVCLTEILKQRQYCPMPIEEQVVSIFAGVRGYLDDVAPENIQRFEEMYLNDLKCQKPILLETIRRDKMLSEKTEKELSEFLNQFKKIFV
- the atpH gene encoding ATP synthase F1 subunit delta; translated protein: MNHSQIVNTYVKTLFSLAQEENKVEEVERDLKDLEEHLRMNSGIMKHILYPKSLKKEQKRSLSALTQNLCLLIKNFIGVLDRYHRLNLLFPIIYGYRKCVEVNFGFIPVLVESAVALEENEKIFLKNYLKEKMGKEIILSAKENPKLLGGFQVQINSILIDCSLKTKISNLEKTLKGKS